Below is a genomic region from Dioscorea cayenensis subsp. rotundata cultivar TDr96_F1 chromosome 14, TDr96_F1_v2_PseudoChromosome.rev07_lg8_w22 25.fasta, whole genome shotgun sequence.
GTTTTcgtttattaaaaattattaaaaatcacaaaaaaaaataacatataagtttttaattacaCCCACTCTTACTTAAAAATCACAATGTAGTAGCTCATATGCAAGACATCTCAAAAGGAAGTGCATACTACTGATCAATAGTATGTAACTGAAATTGGACTCCTCACAACATGAGTTGTAGAATTCAAAATTAGATACCCTTCCGAGACTTGTCCACTCTGTGCAGTACCATTGCTTGTAAATTGAAGCCGGAAACTCTGTGTCTCATTCAGAGCTAAAAATGACATGTTTTTTGTGTCTGATCTAATATCAACTCCATCAGGCATCTTCTTGATTTGTAGATCGTAAAGCTCGGCTGGACCGACATTTGTGACTGCTCTTGTAATGACAATTGCTGAGCCTTTCGCTATTGGCATCCTCAAACCGATTGAAGGATAGTTCAACTCGGCCGCTGTTATCGATTGAATTGTGGAGCAATCGATCCCTTGTTGTCGGACAATGGATTTGACAATGGGTGTAGAGTACATCCCACAAAGATATGGGATGTAATCCAATGGTTGGGTATCATAAACGAGTCCCGGGTCATTAGCTCCTTCTGGATTGACATGTCCGGCTCCCATGGCAAAGTAACTAGCCGGTTGGTGTGAGAAAGCATCATCGGCTATCGGATTCCCATCTAGATCCTCAGTGAGCGCAGTTGTCATGATTGCCGACTTTATCATCGCAGGTGACCAATCAGGGTGATTCTTTTTTAGATCAGCAACAATGCCGGAGACATGAGGAGTGGCCATAGATGTACCGCTCATGAAATTAAAGGTTGAGGTTGTGTTACCTGTTGGATTAGGCCCGACTTCTACCGGCCAAGCCGCAAGAATATTCACTCCTGGTGCGATGATGTCTGGCTTTATAATGCCTCCATTATACTGACTAGGGCCTCTTCCAGAGAAATAAGCTACGGAAGGAGCAGGAGAGGCTCCAAATTGTGTACCTTTGAAGACAATCGATGCTGTCGAGTTTCTAGTACTTCCCACATATGCTAATAGCTTTTGAGCATCAACATGGCTAATATGAGCAGCAGGAAGAACATGAGGATCTGAGTATGTTGTGAATCCTTGTTTTACAGTATTCATAATTATCAGTCCCTCTCCTCCAGCAGCTTTTACTCTCCTTCCTATCCCTACGCCAGAAAAGGGACTAGCCTCACATAAAACTATCTTTCCTTTAACATTGGCCGGATTTAGTTGTAATGAACATTCGAGATCATAATATATGCCTGTTGCTCCAGGGAACACGAGTTCTAAATTAGTAGCATTGTGTGTGTCTGGTTGATAAGCAGATTCACCATCGATTTCCATTCCATTACCGAGTA
It encodes:
- the LOC120275426 gene encoding subtilisin-like protease 4 translates to MEIDGESAYQPDTHNATNLELVFPGATGIYYDLECSLQLNPANVKGKIVLCEASPFSGVGIGRRVKAAGGEGLIIMNTVKQGFTTYSDPHVLPAAHISHVDAQKLLAYVGSTRNSTASIVFKGTQFGASPAPSVAYFSGRGPSQYNGGIIKPDIIAPGVNILAAWPVEVGPNPTGNTTSTFNFMSGTSMATPHVSGIVADLKKNHPDWSPAMIKSAIMTTALTEDLDGNPIADDAFSHQPASYFAMGAGHVNPEGANDPGLVYDTQPLDYIPYLCGMYSTPIVKSIVRQQGIDCSTIQSITAAELNYPSIGLRMPIAKGSAIVITRAVTNVGPAELYDLQIKKMPDGVDIRSDTKNMSFLALNETQSFRLQFTSNGTAQSGQVSEGYLILNSTTHVVRSPISVTYY